In Xanthomonas theicola, a single genomic region encodes these proteins:
- a CDS encoding symmetrical bis(5'-nucleosyl)-tetraphosphatase, with translation MSVWAIGDLQGCYDITQRLLEKIRFDPAVDRLWFCGDLVNRGGQSLETLRLVHSLRAHSVVVLGNHDLSLLAIGERSPDEQRKVNPDLQRIVLAEDRDELLTWLRMQKLLHADRELGWMMIHAGLAPKWTTTLAEKHAREVEQQLHGSGYRKLFRNMYGDRPAWSPGLTGYDRARAIINLFTRARYCTPRGRIAFEEKGTPGTQAQGLYPWFEVPGRAERDLKIVCGHWSTLGLTITQSVHAIDTGAVWGGKLTALRLDGEDLQIVQVPGRPVEGPPPVPRARPPRRRPGPGRGAGAAAATPPSPAQD, from the coding sequence ATGAGCGTGTGGGCCATCGGCGACCTGCAGGGTTGCTACGACATCACCCAGCGGCTGCTGGAGAAGATCCGCTTCGACCCGGCGGTGGACCGACTGTGGTTCTGCGGCGACCTGGTCAACCGCGGCGGGCAGTCGCTGGAAACCTTGCGCCTGGTGCACTCGCTGCGCGCGCACAGCGTCGTGGTGCTGGGCAACCACGACCTGTCGCTGCTGGCGATCGGCGAACGCAGCCCGGACGAGCAGCGCAAGGTCAATCCGGACCTGCAGCGCATCGTGCTGGCCGAGGACCGCGACGAGCTGCTGACCTGGCTGCGCATGCAGAAGCTGCTGCATGCCGACCGCGAACTGGGCTGGATGATGATCCACGCCGGCCTGGCGCCGAAGTGGACCACCACCCTGGCCGAGAAGCATGCGCGCGAGGTCGAGCAGCAGCTGCACGGCAGCGGCTACCGCAAGCTGTTCCGCAACATGTACGGCGACCGCCCGGCCTGGTCGCCGGGGCTAACCGGCTATGACCGCGCGCGCGCGATCATCAACCTGTTCACCCGGGCCCGCTACTGCACTCCGCGCGGACGTATCGCGTTCGAGGAGAAAGGCACCCCGGGCACCCAGGCGCAGGGCCTGTACCCCTGGTTCGAAGTGCCTGGCCGCGCCGAGCGCGACCTGAAGATCGTCTGCGGCCACTGGTCGACGCTGGGCCTGACCATCACCCAGAGCGTGCACGCGATCGACACCGGCGCGGTGTGGGGCGGCAAGCTCACCGCGCTGCGGCTGGACGGCGAAGACCTGCAGATCGTGCAGGTACCGGGACGCCCGGTCGAAGGCCCGCCGCCGGTGCCCCGCGCGCGGCCGCCGCGGCGTCGGCCCGGCCCCGGACGCGGCGCGGGTGCTGCGGCAGCCACACCGCCATCGCCCGCTCAGGACTAA
- the apaG gene encoding Co2+/Mg2+ efflux protein ApaG — translation MNDDAPYRIEVEVSPRFLDNQSVPEDGRYAFAYTIRIHNRGRVAARLIARHWEITDGNGRVERVDGDGVVGEQPRLRPGEDFRYTSGLMLETEHGTMRGHYDMQADDGTHFVAQVATFVLTVPRTLH, via the coding sequence ATGAACGATGACGCCCCCTACCGGATCGAGGTCGAAGTCTCGCCCCGATTCCTCGACAACCAATCGGTGCCGGAGGACGGACGCTACGCGTTCGCCTACACCATCCGCATCCACAACCGCGGCCGCGTCGCTGCGCGGCTGATCGCCCGGCACTGGGAAATCACCGACGGCAACGGCCGCGTGGAACGCGTGGACGGCGACGGCGTGGTCGGCGAACAGCCGCGGCTGCGGCCCGGCGAGGACTTCCGCTACACCTCCGGGCTGATGCTGGAGACCGAGCACGGCACGATGCGCGGCCACTACGACATGCAAGCCGACGACGGCACCCATTTCGTCGCCCAGGTCGCGACATTCGTGCTGACCGTGCCGCGGACCCTGCACTGA
- the rsmA gene encoding 16S rRNA (adenine(1518)-N(6)/adenine(1519)-N(6))-dimethyltransferase RsmA, producing MTSSLGFDAPAKKSLGQHFLSDRHYIDSIVRAVNPKAGDLLVEIGPGQGAITFPLLRRHGRLTVIEFDRDLIAPLTAAAAGVGELTLLNRDVLSVDFAGLAGAGRIRLLGNLPYNISSPILFHALDHAAAIADMHFMLQKEVVERMAAAPGNKVYGRLSVMLQAYCEVTALFVVPPGAFRPPPRVDSAVVRLVPHAPQDIGIADPRRFADVVRAAFGQRRKTLRNALGGVCDAAQFEAAGVRPDARAEQLEVADFVRLANVAQA from the coding sequence ATGACTTCCTCCCTCGGCTTCGACGCCCCGGCCAAGAAATCGCTCGGCCAGCACTTCCTCAGCGACCGCCACTACATCGACAGCATCGTGCGCGCGGTCAATCCCAAGGCGGGCGACCTGCTGGTCGAGATCGGCCCCGGCCAGGGCGCGATCACCTTCCCGCTACTGCGCCGCCATGGGCGCCTGACCGTGATCGAATTCGACCGCGACCTGATCGCGCCGCTGACCGCCGCGGCCGCCGGGGTCGGCGAACTCACCCTCCTCAACCGCGACGTGCTGTCGGTGGACTTCGCCGGACTGGCCGGCGCCGGCCGGATCCGCCTGCTCGGCAACCTGCCCTACAACATCTCCTCGCCGATCCTGTTCCATGCGCTGGACCACGCCGCGGCGATCGCCGACATGCACTTCATGCTGCAGAAGGAAGTGGTCGAGCGCATGGCCGCCGCGCCGGGCAACAAGGTCTACGGCCGGCTCAGCGTGATGCTGCAGGCGTACTGCGAGGTGACCGCGCTGTTCGTGGTGCCGCCGGGCGCGTTCCGGCCGCCGCCGAGGGTGGATTCGGCGGTGGTGCGGCTGGTGCCGCATGCGCCGCAGGACATCGGCATCGCCGATCCGCGGCGCTTCGCCGACGTGGTGCGCGCGGCCTTCGGGCAGCGCCGCAAGACCTTGCGCAATGCGCTGGGCGGGGTCTGCGATGCCGCCCAGTTCGAGGCGGCCGGGGTGCGCCCGGACGCGCGCGCCGAGCAGCTGGAGGTCGCCGATTTCGTGCGCCTGGCCAACGTGGCGCAGGCATGA
- the pdxA gene encoding 4-hydroxythreonine-4-phosphate dehydrogenase PdxA, translating to MPPSLALVPGEPAGIGPELCVRLAQQPRRDCRLLAFADPATLRGAAAALALPLQLLPESARAQVPGDLRLRPVDNRVPSRFGRTEPANAAAVIDALTQAADACLRGEFAGLVTGPVHKAAINAGGIAYTGTTELLARHAGREVVMMLANDVVRVALATTHLPLRAVADALTPALLERCLRITHAALRTEFGIAAPAIAVLGLNPHAGEDGHLGREEIDVMHPVLDALRAEGMRLRGPLPADTAFLPQKLAGVDAVLAMYHDQGLPVLKYSGFEQAVNLTLGLPYPRVAVDHGTALELAGHGVADPSSLFAAVALCAQLAARRSLP from the coding sequence GTGCCGCCCTCGCTCGCGCTGGTGCCGGGCGAGCCGGCCGGAATCGGCCCGGAACTGTGCGTGCGGCTGGCCCAACAGCCGCGACGCGATTGCCGGTTGCTGGCCTTCGCCGATCCCGCCACCCTGCGCGGCGCCGCCGCCGCGCTGGCGTTGCCGCTGCAGTTGCTGCCCGAATCCGCCCGCGCCCAGGTCCCCGGCGACCTGCGCCTGCGGCCCGTCGACAACCGCGTACCCAGCCGCTTCGGCCGCACCGAACCGGCCAACGCCGCCGCGGTGATCGACGCGCTGACCCAGGCCGCCGACGCCTGCCTGCGCGGCGAATTCGCCGGCCTGGTCACCGGCCCGGTGCACAAGGCCGCGATCAACGCCGGCGGCATCGCCTACACCGGCACCACCGAGCTGCTCGCCCGCCACGCCGGGCGCGAGGTGGTGATGATGCTGGCCAACGACGTCGTGCGCGTGGCCCTGGCCACCACCCACCTGCCGCTGCGCGCGGTTGCCGATGCGCTCACCCCCGCCTTGCTGGAACGCTGCCTGCGCATCACCCACGCCGCGCTGCGCACCGAGTTCGGCATCGCCGCACCGGCCATCGCGGTGCTCGGGCTGAATCCGCACGCCGGCGAGGACGGCCATCTCGGGCGCGAGGAGATCGATGTCATGCATCCGGTGCTCGACGCATTGCGCGCCGAAGGCATGCGCCTGCGCGGTCCGCTGCCGGCCGACACCGCGTTCCTGCCGCAGAAACTGGCCGGCGTCGATGCGGTGCTGGCGATGTACCACGACCAGGGCCTGCCGGTGCTCAAGTACAGCGGCTTCGAGCAGGCGGTGAACCTGACCCTGGGCCTGCCCTACCCGCGGGTGGCGGTCGACCACGGCACCGCGCTGGAGTTGGCCGGACACGGCGTTGCCGATCCGTCCAGCCTGTTCGCAGCGGTCGCGCTGTGCGCGCAGTTGGCCGCGCGCAGGTCGCTTCCGTAG
- a CDS encoding peptidylprolyl isomerase has protein sequence MTDTLSAVLAAFLAIVGVSAPAAAQQTQPLDRIAAVVDEDVVLQSELDRAVRNVKAQYAGREAQLPPDNVLQRQVLERLVLVKLQVARANSTGIRVGDDELNRAIGSIAQQNGADVDGLRKKLAADGMSFDDFRNSVRDEITVQRLRQSFAQSRINVSESEVDAALAQQAATGTQYHLAHILVGLPEGATADQIKTGQGKIDGVKSLIDKGEIDFSAAAVRYSDSPNALEGGDLGWRSLDEIPNAFAQLIRDMKPGQVAGPLRGPSGFQLLKLVEVRDASANPEKKTVTEYHARHILVRINEAQPDAAAKAKIDTLRARIAGGADFQAVAKESSEDANSRGQGGDLGWFPADAFGPDFGRQIEGLNDGQISPPFRTEAGWHIVQRVATRQTDVTSDTQRAQVRETIGRRKLEEEYNRFLQEMRGEAYVNLRVGADNAAAPAADSTAPAAPVPAATKP, from the coding sequence ATGACCGATACCCTTTCTGCTGTCCTCGCCGCCTTCCTGGCGATCGTCGGCGTATCCGCTCCGGCCGCTGCGCAACAAACCCAACCGCTGGACCGCATCGCCGCGGTCGTCGACGAAGATGTCGTGCTGCAGAGCGAGCTGGATCGTGCCGTTCGCAACGTGAAGGCGCAATATGCCGGCCGCGAAGCGCAGCTGCCGCCGGACAACGTGCTGCAACGGCAGGTGCTCGAGCGCCTGGTGCTGGTCAAGCTGCAGGTCGCCCGCGCCAACAGCACCGGCATCCGCGTCGGCGACGACGAGCTGAACCGGGCCATCGGCAGCATCGCCCAGCAGAACGGCGCCGACGTGGACGGCCTGCGCAAGAAGCTCGCCGCCGACGGCATGTCGTTCGACGATTTCCGCAATTCGGTGCGCGACGAGATCACCGTGCAGCGCCTGCGCCAGAGCTTCGCGCAGAGCCGCATCAACGTCAGCGAGAGCGAAGTGGACGCGGCGCTGGCGCAGCAGGCCGCCACCGGCACCCAGTACCACCTGGCGCACATCCTGGTCGGCCTGCCGGAAGGCGCCACCGCCGACCAGATCAAGACCGGCCAGGGCAAGATCGACGGGGTCAAGAGCCTGATCGACAAGGGCGAGATCGATTTCAGCGCGGCCGCGGTGCGCTATTCCGACAGCCCCAACGCGCTGGAAGGCGGCGACCTCGGCTGGCGCAGCCTGGACGAGATCCCGAACGCCTTCGCGCAGCTGATCCGCGACATGAAGCCGGGCCAGGTCGCCGGCCCGCTGCGTGGCCCCAGCGGCTTCCAGCTGCTGAAACTGGTCGAGGTCCGCGACGCGTCGGCCAACCCGGAAAAGAAGACAGTCACCGAATACCACGCCCGCCACATCCTGGTGCGCATCAACGAAGCGCAGCCGGACGCAGCCGCCAAGGCCAAGATCGACACCCTGCGCGCGCGCATCGCCGGCGGCGCCGACTTCCAGGCGGTGGCCAAGGAGTCCTCCGAGGACGCCAACAGCCGCGGCCAGGGCGGCGACCTGGGCTGGTTCCCTGCCGACGCGTTCGGCCCGGATTTCGGCCGCCAGATCGAAGGCCTGAACGACGGCCAGATCTCGCCGCCGTTCCGCACCGAGGCCGGCTGGCACATCGTGCAGCGCGTGGCCACGCGCCAGACCGACGTGACCAGCGACACCCAGCGCGCCCAGGTCCGCGAGACCATCGGCCGCCGCAAGCTCGAAGAAGAGTACAATCGCTTCCTGCAGGAAATGCGCGGCGAAGCCTATGTGAACCTGCGCGTCGGCGCCGACAATGCCGCCGCGCCGGCCGCGGACAGCACCGCGCCGGCCGCACCGGTGCCGGCCGCCACCAAGCCCTGA
- the lptD gene encoding LPS-assembly protein LptD, whose translation MRRALRLLPLPFSIALCLPAMAADKPPNWGLCPTADVLPKFDDAPRIDPKLAATRDQQPTDIEGDQLSGTTTVPNYTGNVALKRGDQFMGTDSLRVDTETGNYIAEGHVRYQDASIRLVADRAEGNQDTGSHKISNIRYQLINRRGNGKADSVDLQGALGQMHSSTYTTCDPSQRVWELNAPEIDVDNDEGFGIARNAILRIGNVPVLYAPYFKFPIDDRRTSGFLFPAIGFSGRNGFDYLQPYYLNLAPNYDATLYPRYMSNRGFMFGGEFRYLYDGGKGEIQAAYLPSDKLRDKDRGKFEYQGYHNLGTHWQARGSIAWVSDERYTEDFSRRLLGNSVSNLQSTVGVYGTGETWTGGVMADRWQLTDYTLTEDALPYNRQPRAFFNWGQPLGTLFETGIYAEAVRFVHDDIHAKTQDGTYERTGVITEKPGGTRLDLKPYIALPLAGAAWFLRPALAWRYTAYQLDKDLAATLNGSTTPSRSLPITTVDAGVYFDRDTAFRGTRYLQTLEPRLFYLYTPYRNQSDLPIFDTREFTFSWGQLFRDSRYTGADRQNDANQMTLALSSRLLREDDGREKLSVSAGQILYFSDSRTSLPGSDTTIEQGKSAWVADANYMINDRWTLGTTYQWDPKYRRKDLASFRTRYLLPGDGIVNLSYRFRRDLLEQTDLSFLYPINPTWSVVGRHYYSLADHKPLEVIAGVQWDSCCLSVRALARRYVRNREGDLDTALQLEFVLKGLSSLGQDTNRVLRRAILGYNRDDLYLVPPGNTTTNPDDYDPNLIP comes from the coding sequence GTGCGCCGAGCCCTCCGCCTGCTCCCCCTTCCGTTCAGCATCGCCCTCTGCCTGCCGGCGATGGCGGCCGACAAGCCGCCCAACTGGGGCCTGTGTCCGACCGCGGACGTGCTGCCCAAGTTCGACGATGCGCCGCGGATCGATCCAAAGCTCGCGGCGACCCGCGACCAGCAACCGACCGATATCGAGGGCGACCAGCTGTCGGGCACCACGACCGTCCCGAACTACACGGGCAACGTGGCACTCAAGCGCGGCGATCAGTTCATGGGCACCGACAGCCTGCGCGTGGACACCGAGACCGGCAACTACATCGCCGAGGGCCACGTGCGCTACCAGGACGCGTCGATCCGCTTGGTCGCCGACCGGGCTGAGGGCAACCAGGATACCGGCAGCCACAAGATCAGCAATATCCGCTACCAGCTGATCAACCGCCGCGGCAACGGCAAGGCCGACTCGGTCGACCTGCAGGGCGCGCTGGGGCAGATGCACAGCTCCACCTACACCACATGCGATCCCTCGCAGCGGGTGTGGGAACTCAATGCGCCGGAGATCGACGTCGACAACGACGAAGGCTTCGGCATCGCGCGCAACGCGATCCTGAGGATCGGCAACGTGCCGGTGCTGTACGCGCCATACTTCAAGTTCCCGATCGACGATCGCCGCACCAGCGGCTTCCTGTTCCCGGCGATCGGCTTTTCCGGGCGCAACGGCTTCGACTACCTGCAGCCCTACTATCTGAACCTGGCGCCGAACTACGACGCCACCCTGTATCCGCGCTACATGAGCAACCGCGGCTTCATGTTCGGCGGCGAGTTCCGCTATCTGTACGACGGCGGCAAGGGCGAGATCCAGGCCGCGTACCTGCCCAGCGACAAACTACGCGACAAGGACCGCGGCAAGTTCGAGTACCAGGGCTATCACAACCTGGGGACGCACTGGCAGGCGCGCGGCTCCATCGCCTGGGTCAGCGACGAGCGCTATACGGAAGACTTCTCCAGGCGCCTGCTCGGCAACTCGGTGTCCAACCTGCAGAGCACGGTCGGCGTCTACGGCACCGGCGAGACCTGGACCGGCGGGGTGATGGCCGACCGCTGGCAGCTGACCGACTACACGCTGACCGAGGACGCGCTGCCGTACAACCGTCAGCCGCGCGCGTTCTTCAATTGGGGCCAGCCGCTCGGCACTTTGTTCGAAACCGGTATCTACGCCGAAGCGGTGCGCTTCGTGCACGACGACATCCATGCCAAAACGCAAGACGGCACCTACGAGCGCACCGGCGTAATCACAGAGAAGCCCGGCGGCACGCGCCTGGACCTCAAGCCCTACATCGCGCTGCCGCTGGCCGGCGCCGCCTGGTTCCTGAGGCCGGCCCTGGCCTGGCGCTACACCGCCTACCAGTTGGACAAGGACCTGGCCGCGACCCTGAACGGCAGCACCACCCCGTCGCGCAGCCTGCCCATCACCACCGTCGATGCCGGCGTGTACTTCGACCGCGACACCGCGTTCCGCGGCACCCGCTACCTGCAGACCCTGGAACCGCGGCTGTTCTACCTGTACACGCCGTACCGCAACCAGAGCGACCTGCCGATCTTCGATACGCGCGAGTTCACCTTCAGCTGGGGCCAGCTGTTCCGCGATTCGCGCTATACCGGCGCAGATCGCCAGAACGACGCCAACCAGATGACGCTGGCGCTGAGTTCGCGCCTGCTGCGCGAGGACGACGGCAGGGAAAAACTGTCGGTCAGCGCCGGCCAGATCCTGTACTTCAGCGATTCCAGGACCAGCCTGCCGGGCAGCGACACCACCATCGAGCAGGGCAAGTCGGCCTGGGTCGCCGACGCCAACTATATGATCAACGATCGCTGGACGCTGGGCACCACCTACCAGTGGGATCCCAAGTACCGGCGCAAGGACCTGGCCAGCTTCCGCACCCGCTACCTGTTGCCGGGCGACGGCATCGTCAACCTGAGCTACCGCTTCCGCCGCGATCTGCTGGAGCAGACCGACCTGTCGTTCCTGTATCCGATCAACCCCACCTGGAGCGTGGTCGGCCGCCACTACTATTCGCTGGCGGACCACAAGCCGCTGGAAGTCATCGCCGGCGTGCAGTGGGACAGCTGCTGCCTGAGCGTGCGCGCGCTGGCGCGGCGCTACGTGCGCAACCGCGAAGGCGACCTGGACACCGCGCTCCAGCTCGAGTTCGTGCTGAAGGGACTTTCCTCGCTGGGCCAGGACACGAATCGCGTTTTGCGTCGTGCTATTCTCGGCTACAACCGCGACGATCTGTACTTGGTCCCGCCCGGCAACACCACGACCAATCCGGACGATTACGATCCGAACCTGATTCCATGA
- a CDS encoding histone deacetylase family protein, producing the protein MLIYTHPACLGHEPGPAHPERPERLLSITAALREAFPELEWREAPLAKRGDLARVHERELIDNVLADIDGKRMLDVDTAISPGSRAAALRAAGAGLAAVDAVMRGETDTAFCAVRPPGHHATAATAMGFCLFNNVAVATAHARDTHGLERIAIVDFDVHHGNGTQAIFERDPRVHYLSTHQSGLFPHSGGVHDRGVGNVHNALLPPGSGGFRFRNTWADQMLPLLNAFKPQLLLISAGFDAHMRDPLADLMLETEDFVWLTAELRAVAERHARGRVVSLLEGGYDLQALRECSIAHVDALR; encoded by the coding sequence ATGCTGATCTACACCCATCCCGCCTGCCTGGGCCATGAACCGGGCCCGGCGCATCCGGAGCGGCCGGAGCGGCTGCTGTCCATCACCGCCGCGCTGCGCGAGGCCTTTCCGGAACTGGAATGGCGCGAGGCGCCGCTGGCCAAGCGCGGCGACCTGGCCCGGGTCCACGAACGCGAGTTGATCGACAACGTCCTGGCCGATATCGACGGCAAGCGCATGCTCGACGTGGACACGGCGATCTCGCCGGGTTCGCGCGCCGCGGCGCTGCGTGCCGCCGGGGCCGGGTTGGCCGCGGTGGACGCGGTGATGCGCGGCGAGACCGACACCGCGTTCTGCGCGGTGCGCCCGCCCGGCCACCATGCCACCGCCGCCACCGCGATGGGCTTCTGCCTGTTCAACAACGTCGCCGTGGCCACCGCCCATGCCCGCGACACGCACGGACTGGAACGCATTGCCATCGTCGATTTCGATGTGCATCACGGCAACGGCACCCAGGCGATCTTCGAGCGCGACCCGCGCGTGCACTACCTCAGCACCCACCAGTCCGGACTGTTCCCGCATTCGGGCGGGGTCCACGACCGCGGCGTCGGCAACGTGCACAACGCGCTGCTGCCGCCGGGCAGCGGCGGCTTCCGCTTCCGCAACACCTGGGCCGACCAGATGCTGCCGCTACTGAACGCGTTCAAGCCGCAACTGCTGCTGATTTCGGCCGGCTTCGATGCGCACATGCGCGACCCACTGGCCGACCTGATGCTGGAAACCGAGGACTTCGTCTGGCTCACCGCGGAACTGCGCGCAGTGGCCGAACGGCATGCGCGGGGCCGGGTGGTGTCGTTGCTGGAGGGCGGCTACGACCTGCAGGCGCTGCGCGAATGCAGCATCGCCCACGTCGACGCGTTGCGCTGA
- a CDS encoding cob(I)yrinic acid a,c-diamide adenosyltransferase — protein MGNRLSKIYTRTGDDGSTGLGDGNRVGKDSARVAAYGTVDEANSAIGVVLASPLADDVRSLLTAIQHQLFDLGGELCIPGHAAIHDADVDALERHLDRYNDTLPALQDFILPAGGDAAARCHLARTIVRRAERETVALARQDTVRPQAVRYLNRLSDLLFVLARVLARADGQGEVLWRHDRRQA, from the coding sequence ATGGGCAACCGTCTTTCCAAGATCTATACCCGCACCGGCGACGACGGCAGCACCGGCCTGGGCGACGGCAACCGGGTCGGCAAGGATTCGGCGCGGGTGGCCGCCTACGGCACCGTCGACGAGGCCAACTCGGCGATCGGCGTGGTCCTGGCCAGCCCGCTCGCCGACGACGTGCGCAGCCTGCTGACCGCGATCCAACACCAGTTGTTCGACCTCGGCGGCGAGCTGTGCATCCCCGGCCACGCGGCGATCCACGACGCCGACGTCGACGCGCTGGAACGGCACCTGGACCGCTACAACGACACCTTGCCGGCGCTGCAGGACTTCATCCTGCCGGCCGGCGGCGACGCCGCGGCGCGCTGCCACTTGGCCCGCACGATCGTGCGCCGCGCCGAGCGCGAGACGGTGGCGCTGGCGCGCCAGGACACGGTACGGCCGCAGGCGGTGCGCTACCTCAACCGACTGTCCGACCTGCTGTTCGTCTTGGCGCGGGTACTGGCCAGGGCCGACGGCCAGGGCGAAGTGCTGTGGCGCCACGACCGCCGCCAGGCCTGA
- the ubiH gene encoding 2-octaprenyl-6-methoxyphenyl hydroxylase: MSKPHDVVIVGGGLVGASLAIALDRLAVDVGLVEAAPPGALPPVFDQRNLSFAAATVNALGALGVMQRLRAPTGPIRRIHVSRAGDFGRVPLAAADYGREAFGQVVVARDFGEALETRLAEAAHVRRYRPAQFLALDAGDAPSLRHLRIVQDGAAQVLQARLLVGADGSASVVRGALGIDAGRHDFRQTLFVAQVRGSRQPDGTAYERFRDDGPTALLPRGDRHYGAVHAVAAEQAEAVAALDEAAWLQRLQDALGWRVGRLLGSGERSAYPIVQVLAERLTDARAVLLGNAAQTLHPLGAQGFNLGLRDALTLAELIERDRADPGAPALLQQYVQRREQDRQRTVAFSGGLARLTANPAPLLRPLRSLGLLAAAQAAPLQSFLVGGAMGFRGEVPQLCREGRP; the protein is encoded by the coding sequence ATGAGCAAACCACACGACGTAGTGATCGTCGGCGGCGGCCTGGTCGGCGCCAGCCTGGCCATCGCGCTGGACCGTCTGGCGGTGGACGTGGGTCTGGTCGAGGCCGCGCCGCCGGGCGCGCTGCCGCCGGTGTTCGACCAGCGCAACCTCAGCTTCGCCGCGGCCACGGTCAACGCGCTCGGCGCGCTGGGAGTGATGCAGCGGCTGCGTGCGCCGACCGGGCCGATCCGTCGCATCCACGTCAGCCGCGCCGGCGATTTCGGCCGCGTGCCGCTGGCCGCGGCCGATTACGGGCGCGAGGCGTTCGGGCAGGTGGTGGTGGCGCGCGACTTCGGCGAGGCGCTGGAGACGCGGCTGGCCGAGGCGGCCCACGTGCGCCGTTACCGGCCGGCGCAGTTCCTGGCGCTGGACGCCGGCGACGCTCCGTCGCTGCGACATCTGCGCATCGTCCAGGACGGCGCCGCCCAGGTGCTGCAGGCGCGCCTGCTGGTCGGCGCCGACGGCAGCGCCAGCGTGGTGCGCGGCGCGCTGGGCATCGACGCGGGCCGCCACGATTTCCGCCAGACCCTGTTCGTGGCGCAGGTGCGCGGCAGCCGCCAGCCCGACGGGACCGCCTACGAGCGTTTCCGCGACGACGGCCCGACCGCGCTGCTGCCGCGCGGCGACCGCCACTACGGCGCGGTCCACGCGGTCGCCGCCGAGCAGGCCGAGGCGGTGGCCGCGCTCGACGAGGCCGCCTGGCTGCAGCGCCTGCAGGACGCGCTGGGCTGGCGCGTCGGCCGCCTGCTGGGCAGCGGCGAGCGCAGCGCCTACCCGATCGTGCAGGTGCTGGCCGAGCGCCTGACCGATGCGCGCGCGGTGCTGCTCGGCAACGCCGCGCAGACCCTGCATCCGCTCGGCGCGCAAGGCTTCAACCTGGGCCTGCGCGATGCGCTGACCCTGGCCGAGCTGATCGAGCGCGACCGCGCCGATCCGGGCGCGCCGGCGCTGCTGCAGCAGTACGTGCAGCGTCGCGAGCAGGACCGCCAGCGCACCGTCGCCTTCTCCGGCGGGCTGGCGCGGCTGACCGCCAATCCGGCGCCGCTGCTGCGCCCGCTGCGCAGCCTGGGCCTGCTGGCGGCGGCGCAGGCCGCGCCGCTGCAGTCGTTCCTGGTCGGCGGCGCGATGGGCTTCCGCGGCGAAGTACCGCAACTGTGCCGGGAGGGGAGGCCATGA
- a CDS encoding UbiH/UbiF family hydroxylase: MSWRGPLDVVVAGAGVVGAACALALAGEGLAVALVERREPPRWAPAAPDLRVYAFAPDNAALLQTLGVWPQVLARRACAYRRMRVWDAGGGGELAFDADALGRDQLGWIVEHALLVEQLWAALPAAGVQLHCPARVEAVESAQARVRLRLDDGSRLDARLAIAADGGDSTLRGLAGLDAPAHDYGQRGVVAFVHTELPHQDAAWQRFLPGGPLAFLPFADGRSSIVWTLPEAEAARVLALDDAAFGAELTQAFGARLGAVRALSPRIGFPLRRQLVQDYHRGRLLVLGDAAHVVHPLAGQGVNLGLRDVAALAAQVRQAQARRVDWSAPHRLARWARGRRSDNTVAAYGFDAINRLFSNDEMHLTLLRGPLLGLAGRLPMLMHGFWKRASGA; encoded by the coding sequence ATGAGCTGGCGCGGCCCGCTGGACGTGGTGGTGGCCGGCGCCGGCGTGGTCGGCGCCGCCTGCGCGTTGGCGCTGGCCGGCGAAGGCTTGGCGGTGGCGCTGGTCGAGCGCCGTGAGCCGCCGCGCTGGGCGCCGGCCGCGCCGGACCTGCGCGTCTACGCCTTCGCCCCGGACAATGCAGCGCTGCTGCAGACGCTCGGCGTGTGGCCGCAGGTGCTGGCGCGGCGTGCCTGTGCGTACCGGCGCATGCGCGTCTGGGATGCCGGCGGCGGCGGTGAGCTGGCCTTCGACGCCGATGCGCTGGGCCGCGACCAGTTGGGCTGGATCGTCGAGCACGCGTTGCTGGTGGAACAACTGTGGGCGGCGTTGCCGGCGGCCGGGGTGCAACTGCACTGTCCGGCGCGGGTCGAGGCGGTGGAATCGGCGCAGGCGCGTGTGCGCCTGCGCCTGGACGACGGCAGCCGCCTCGATGCGCGCCTGGCCATCGCCGCCGATGGCGGCGATTCCACGCTGCGCGGCCTGGCCGGGCTGGACGCGCCGGCGCACGACTACGGCCAGCGCGGCGTGGTCGCCTTCGTGCATACCGAGCTGCCGCACCAGGACGCCGCCTGGCAGCGCTTCCTGCCGGGCGGGCCGCTGGCGTTCCTGCCGTTCGCCGACGGCCGCAGTTCGATCGTATGGACCTTACCGGAGGCCGAGGCGGCGCGGGTGCTGGCGCTGGACGATGCCGCGTTCGGCGCCGAGCTGACCCAGGCCTTCGGCGCGCGGCTGGGCGCGGTGCGCGCACTGTCGCCGCGGATCGGCTTCCCGCTGCGTCGGCAACTGGTCCAGGACTACCACCGCGGCCGCCTGTTGGTGCTGGGCGACGCCGCGCACGTGGTGCATCCGCTGGCCGGGCAGGGCGTCAACCTCGGCCTGCGCGACGTCGCCGCGCTGGCCGCGCAGGTGCGCCAGGCGCAGGCGCGGCGGGTCGACTGGTCGGCGCCGCACCGGCTGGCGCGCTGGGCGCGCGGCCGCCGCAGCGACAACACCGTGGCGGCCTACGGGTTCGATGCGATCAACCGGTTGTTCTCCAACGACGAGATGCACCTGACCCTGCTGCGCGGCCCGCTGCTGGGCCTGGCCGGTAGGCTGCCGATGCTCATGCACGGGTTCTGGAAGCGCGCGTCGGGCGCATAG